A single window of Nicotiana tomentosiformis chromosome 1, ASM39032v3, whole genome shotgun sequence DNA harbors:
- the LOC104087857 gene encoding protein ALTERED PHOSPHATE STARVATION RESPONSE 1-like: MGCATSKHDDLPAVALCRERCAFLDEAIHHRYAFAEAHVAYLHSLKAVGVSLHRFFQHDLDLSTASSSDSPLSPVLNLPSHRKAGVDLPEPSSSSSPPAKKAIHKHHDSHSSSGSHLHFHSESGSEDDDSGSESLHHRHTETPTHVNNQFAYADHETLGGFGAPYQVGADGGSGAPYQVGAGGGFGAPYQVGAGGGFGAPYQVGAGSGYGAPYQVGGGGGGYMHMNFMRKQATPSVTYQQRPMSSETVRMDEGSSSYYPYPYPNSNNPNSNYNYPEYPNYGDSFFPSSMQRPYGVSSPPLGPSRAGPSTSKPPPPPPSPPRSSPWDFLNPFETFENNNYPTPYTPSRDSREVREEEGIPDLEDEIFEHEVVKEVHGRQKFVDGDGGGGGENYSKAVAEEEGEKQTDTESLYRGRPSGSVENEQEVEYEVHVVDKKVVDEDRSKSGGHGGNVRARAFKDDSDVVKEIQVQFERASESGNELAKILEAGKLPHNRKHASYQVSSKMLHAITPSLSVVSSQTSTSKSAEIQIADPAASDVEGDVTSRYRNLSSTLNKLHLWEKKLYQEVKSEEKIRVLHERKSEKLKRLDQKGAEAHKVDMTRRLVRSLSTKIRIAIQVVDKISEKINKIRDEELWPQLNEFIQGLSKMWKGMLECHRSQCQAIGEAKRLDAIASHKHFSDAHLEATLELEQELLHWTLRFSCLVNAQKGYVRALNSWLMKCLLYVPEETPDGRVPFSPGRIGAPPIFVICNQWSQTIEGVSEKEVIDCMRDFATNVLQLWERDKLEVRQRMMVNKDMERKVKNLEREDQKIQKEIHALGKRIVLVSGDESGLSLNRHVVYQSETSKNSSLQLGLRHILEAMERFTAKSLKVYEELLQRIEEDNLA; this comes from the exons atggGGTGCGCAACCTCAAAGCATGATGACTTACCGGCGGTGGCACTCTGCCGTGAACGTTGCGCCTTTCTAGACGAAGCTATTCACCACCGTTACGCTTTTGCTGAAGCCCATGTAGCTTATCTTCACTCTTTAAAAGCCGTCGGCGTTTCTCTTCACCGGTTCTTCCAACATGATCTCGATCTTTCTACTGCGTCTTCCTCCGATAGTCCTCTTTCTCCTGTTCTCAATCTCCCTTCTCACCGCAAAGCTGGAGTAGACCTTCCagaaccttcttcttcttcttccccacCAGCAAAAAAGGCAATTCACAAACATCACGATTCTCACTCTAGTTCCGGTTCACATCTTCATTTCCATTCTGAGTCTGGTTCGGAAGATGATGACTCCGGTTCAGAGTCTTTGCATCACCGCCATACGGAAACCCCTACTCACGTTAATAATCAGTTCGCTTATGCTGATCACGAAACCCTAGGGGGGTTCGGAGCGCCGTATCAAGTCGGAGCGGATGGCGGGTCCGGAGCACCGTATCAAGTCGGAGCGGGTGGCGGGTTCGGAGCACCGTATCAAGTCGGAGCTGGTGGCGGGTTCGGAGCACCATATCAGGTTGGTGCAGGTAGTGGGTATGGTGCACCGTATCAAGTTGGAGGGGGTGGTGGGGGGTATATGCATATGAATTTCATGAGGAAGCAAGCGACGCCGTCGGTGACCTATCAACAACGGCCGATGAGTTCCGAGACTGTTCGTATGGATGAAGGCTCCTCTTCCTATTACCCTTATCCTTATCCGAATAGCAACAACCCTAATTCTAACTACAATTACCCGGAGTATCCCAATTACGGTGACAGTTTTTTTCCCTCGTCGATGCAAAGGCCGTACGGTGTTTCATCTCCGCCGCTGGGGCCGTCTAGAGCTGGGCCTTCGACTTCGAAACCGCCACCGCCTCCGCCATCTCCACCGAGGAGTTCACCTTGGGATTTTCTGAACCCTTTCGAGACTTTTGAGAATAATAATTACCCTACACCTTATACGCCAAGCCGAGACTCGAGAGAGGTGAGGGAAGAAGAGGGTATTCCTGATTTGGAAGACGAGATTTTTGAGCATGAAGTTGTTAAGGAAGTTCATGGACGTCAGAAGTTTGTCGACGGCGATGGAGGAGGTGGCGGAGAGAACTATTCAAAGGCAGTGGCAGAGGAGGAAGGGGAGAAGCAAACTGATACAGAGTCGTTATACCGTGGGAGGCCAAGTGGGTCAGTTGAGAATGAGCAGGAGGTGGAGTATGAGGTGCACGTTGTGGATAAGAAAGTGGTAGATGAGGACAGAAGTAAGTCAGGGGGACATGGTGGAAATGTTAGAGCTCGTGCATTTAAGGACGATTCTGATGTTGTGAAAGAGATACAAGTTCAATTTGAGCGAGCTTCTGAATCTGGGAATGAGCTTGCCAAGATACTCGAGGCCGGAAAGCTTCCCCACAATCGTAAGCATGCCTCCTATCAAG TTTCTTCCAAGATGTTGCATGCAATTACTCCTTCGTTATCTGTAGTCTCGTCACAAACTTCTACTTCAAAGAGTGCTGAGATTCAGATCGCTGATCCTGCTGCTTCAGATGTGGAAGGAGATGTTACTTCAAGGTACAGGAACCTTTCTTCAACGTTAAATAAGCTGCACCTCTGGGAGAAGAAGCTGTATCAGGAGGTTAAG TCCGAGGAGAAGATAAGGGTACTTCATGAAAGAAAATCTGAAAAGCTAAAGCGATTAGATCAAAAGGGTGCTGAGGCTCACAAGGTTGACATGACAAGGCGATTGGTTAGAAGTCTCTCCACAAAAATTAGAATCGCGATTCAGGTTGTTGACAAGATCTCTGAGAAGATAAACAAGATTAGGGATGAAGAGTTATGGCCGCAACTGAATGAGTTTATTCAGGG GTTAAGTAAAATGTGGAAAGGCATGCTTGAGTGTCATCGTAGCCAATGCCAGGCTATTGGAGAAGCCAAACGATTAGATGCCATTGCATCTCACAAACACTTCAGTGATGCACATCTCGAAGCCACTCTGGAGCTTGAACAGGAGCTTTTGCACTGGACTTTGAGATTCTCTTGCTTGGTGAATGCACAGAAAGGTTATGTGAGAGCTCTAAACTCTTGGCTCATGAAATGTCTTCTGTATGTGCCTGAAGAAACACCCGATGGAAGAGTTCCCTTCTCTCCCGGAAGGATTGGTGCTCCCCCAATTTTTGTCATTTGTAATCAGTGGTCACAAACCATTGAAGGAGTTTCTGAGAAAGAGGTCATTGACTGTATGCGAGATTTTGCAACTAATGTCCTTCAGCTCTGGGAGCGAGATAAACTGGAAGTGCGGCAAAGGATGATGGTGAACAAGGACATGGAGAGAAAAGTGAAGAACCTGGAGAGAGAGGACCAGAAGATACAAAAGGAGATTCATGCACTGGGCAAAAGAATAGTACTCGTTTCTGGGGATGAAAGTGGTCTCTCACTAAATAGGCATGTCGTGTACCAGAGTGAAACAAGCAAAAATAGTAGTCTTCAGCTTGGTCTGAGACATATTTTGGAGGCCATGGAAAGGTTTACTGCCAAATCCTTGAAGGTTTACGAGGAGCTTCTGCAACGGATTGAAGAGGATAATCTGGCTTGA